A single genomic interval of Lathyrus oleraceus cultivar Zhongwan6 chromosome 7, CAAS_Psat_ZW6_1.0, whole genome shotgun sequence harbors:
- the LOC127101232 gene encoding sulfoquinovosyl transferase SQD2 yields MNSSLSINSSLSPPFLSPHSTTLSSSCSYSSNFNPLNSIRFTTFRAQPITPFCKKVRFWNLEGFESVKRRKSLKLEATTKMTIDEESLLNNRDEEEGPPDSVLNDHESNSKPRRIALFVEPSPFSYVSGYKNRFQNFIKYLREMGDEVLVVTTHEGVPKEFYGAQLIGSKSFPFPWYQKVPLSLALSPRIISAVAQFKPDIIHASSPGIMVFGALIIAKLLSVPIVMSYHTHVPVYIPRYTFSWLVQPMWLVLKFLHRAADLTLVPSAAIARDLEEARVTAANKIRLWNKGVDSESFNPRYKSHEMRLRLSNGEPEKPLIVHVGRLGVEKSLDFLKSVMDKLPEARIAFIGDGPYREELEKMFEGMPAVFTGMLSGEELSQTYASGDVFVMPSESETLGQVVLEALSSGIPVVGARAGGVPDIIPEDQEGKIGYLYTPGDLDDCLSKLVPLLHDRELRETMGRAARIEMEKYDWREATRTIRNNNYNTAIWFWRKKKAQLLVPFQWLTKRIFPSEVVIDNGKPTPSEVVIENGKPTV; encoded by the exons ATGAACTCTTCTCTCTCTATAAATTCCTCTCTCTCTCCTCCTTTTCTCTCACCTCACTCCACCACCCTTTCTTCATCTTGTTCTTATTCCTCCAATTTCAATCCTCTTAATTCAATTAGATTTACAACTTTTCGAGCACAACCCATTACACCCTTTTGCAAAAAGGTTCGATTTTGGAACTTAGAAGGGTTCGAGAGTGTGAAGAGAAGAAAAAGTTTGAAGCTTGAAGCTACTACAAAAATGACTATTGATGAAGAAAGTTTGTTGAATAATAGAGATGAAGAAGAGGGTCCTCCTGATTCTGTTTTGAATGACCATGAGAGTAATTCTAAACCTCGTAGAATTGCTCTATTTGTTGAGCCTTCTCCTTTTTC ATATGTCTCGGGATACAAGAATCGTTTTCAGAATTTCATAAAGTACCTCAGAGAAATGGGAGATGAG GTCTTGGTTGTAACAACACATGAAGGAGTACCTAAGGAATTTTATGGAGCCCAACTAATTGGATCGAAAAG TTTCCCTTTTCCTTGGTATCAGAAGGTACCACTCTCTTTGGCACTTAGTCCAAGAATAATTTCAGCAGTTGCTCAATTTAAGCCTGACATAATTCATGCTTCATCACCCGGCATAATG GTTTTTGGTGCTCTTATCATTGCAAAGCTTCTGTCTGTTCCTATTGTCATGTCCTATCATACCCATGTACCAGT ATACATTCCAAGATACACATTTAGCTGGCTAGTGCAACCGATGTGGTTGGTTCTAA AGTTTCTGCATAGAGCAGCCGATCTAACTCTAGTGCCATCGGCTGCCATTGCGAGGGATCTTGAAGAAGCTAGAGTAACGGCAG CTAACAAGATTCGTCTTTGGAACAAGGGTGTTGATTCTGAAAGTTTCAATCCTCGATACAAGTCACATGAAATGCGGTTGAGACTGAG CAACGGTGAACCGGAGAAGCCCTTAATTGTTCATGTCGGACGACTTGGAGTTGAGAAGAGTTTAGATTTTCTCAAAAG TGTCATGGATAAACTTCCTGAAGCACGGATCGCTTTTATCGGAGACGGACCTTACAG GGAGGAGTTGGAGAAAATGTTCGAAGGCATGCCTGCAGTATTCACAGGAATGTTATCAGGGGAAGAACTATCTCAAACATACGCTAGCGGCGATGTCTTTGTTATGCCGTCAGAGTCCGAGACACTTGGTCAAGTTGTTTTGGAGGCTTTGTCTTCTGGAATTCCTGTCGTTGGAGCACGTGCCGGTGGAGTTCCAGACATTATCCCCGAAGATCAAGAAGGCAAAATTGGATACCTATACACTCCTGGCGATCTCGACGATTGTTTGAGCAAACTAGTACCTCTGTTGCACGACAGAGAGTTGAGAGAAACGATGGGAAGAGCCGCACGTATAGAGATGGAGAAATACGATTGGAGGGAAGCCACTAGAACGATTCGAAACAATAATTACAACACTGCGATTTGGTTCTGGCGCAAGAAAAAAGCTCAACTGTTGGTACCGTTCCAATGGCTAACGAAACGTATTTTCCCGTCAGAAGTTGTAATAGATAATGGAAAACCGACCCCGTCAGAAGTTGTAATAGAAAATGGAAAACCGACCGTATAA